The Neobacillus sp. PS3-34 genome has a window encoding:
- a CDS encoding TatD family hydrolase has protein sequence MLFDTHVHLNAEQYNEDLKEVISRAQSEGVSEMVVVGFDRPTIKKAMELAEAYDFLYACVGWHPVDAIDMTEEDLQWIEDLSSHPKVVAIGEMGLDYHWDKSPKEIQKEVFRKQIRLAKKVKLPIVIHNRDATSDIVEILKEERAEEVGGIMHCFSGSVETAKECVEMNFLISLGGPVTFKNAKKPKEVAEEIPLEKLLIETDCPYLTPHPYRGKRNEPAYVKLVAEQIAEIKGLPLEEVARVTTSNARKLFGIKR, from the coding sequence ATGTTATTTGATACTCACGTGCATTTAAATGCGGAACAGTATAATGAGGATTTGAAGGAAGTCATCTCCAGGGCGCAAAGTGAAGGTGTATCTGAAATGGTAGTGGTCGGTTTTGACCGTCCGACTATCAAGAAGGCAATGGAATTGGCGGAGGCCTATGATTTCTTATACGCCTGTGTAGGATGGCATCCGGTTGATGCGATAGATATGACAGAAGAAGATCTTCAGTGGATTGAGGACCTTTCCTCTCATCCTAAGGTGGTAGCGATTGGCGAGATGGGGTTGGATTATCATTGGGACAAATCACCAAAGGAGATTCAAAAGGAAGTGTTCCGCAAACAAATCAGGCTAGCGAAAAAGGTGAAGCTGCCGATTGTCATCCATAATCGGGATGCGACATCCGACATCGTAGAGATTTTAAAGGAAGAGAGAGCTGAAGAGGTAGGAGGAATCATGCATTGTTTCAGCGGAAGCGTGGAAACAGCGAAAGAATGTGTGGAAATGAATTTCTTAATTTCTTTGGGAGGCCCTGTTACGTTTAAAAATGCTAAAAAGCCCAAGGAAGTAGCTGAGGAAATACCTTTAGAGAAACTGCTGATTGAAACGGATTGTCCTTATTTAACCCCACACCCTTATCGGGGAAAAAGAAATGAGCCCGCATATGTAAAACTAGTAGCGGAGCAAATCGCAGAAATAAAAGGGTTACCGCTTGAGGAAGTTGCGAGGGTGACAACGAGCAATGCAAGAAAATTATTCGGCATAAAACGATAG